The following proteins come from a genomic window of Coregonus clupeaformis isolate EN_2021a unplaced genomic scaffold, ASM2061545v1 scaf0061, whole genome shotgun sequence:
- the kctd12.1 gene encoding BTB/POZ domain-containing protein KCTD12.1, producing the protein MAMTDTERGISNRAESGSPFSEIIELNVGGQVYVTRHITLVAVPDSLLWSMFSKKAPKDLARDSKGRYFLDRDGFLFRYILDYLRDLNLVLPDYFPEKSRLQREAEFFQLRDLSKRLSPRMSKENSINEEICQSDTEEGALQSGTGSSSVGMETVRMMTAMSSARSQSLESRKSGYITIGYRGSYTIGRDIQTDAKFRRVARITVCGKTSLAKEVFGDTLNESRDPDRPPERYTSRYYLKFNFLEQAFDKLAEVGFHMVACSSTGTCAYTSNDPNEDKIWTSYTEYVFCRD; encoded by the coding sequence ATGGCAATGACGGACACAGAGCGGGGGATCTCTAATCGAGCCGAGTCTGGGTCCCCTTTCTCTGAGATAATTGAACTGAATGTCGGGGGACAGGTGTATGTGACACGGCACATAACTTTGGTCGCAGTCCCAGACTCGCTCCTCTGGAGCATGTTCAGCAAGAAGGCTCCAAAGGACCTGGCGCGAGACAGCAAAGGGCGCTACTTCTTGGACAGGGACGGTTTCTTGTTCCGTTATATTTTAGACTACCTGCGGGACCTCAACCTGGTGCTGCCTGATTATTTCCCCGAGAAAAGCCGGTTGCAGAGGGAGGCTGAGTTCTTCCAACTGCGGGACCTGTCCAAGCGCCTGAGCCCCAGGATGAGCAAAGAGAACTCCATCAACGAGGAGATTTGCCAGAGCGACACCGAGGAGGGTGCGCTCCAGAGTGGCACCGGGTCCTCCAGCGTTGGCATGGAAACTGTGCGCATGATGACTGCAATGAGCAGCGCTCGCTCCCAGTCTCTGGAGTCCAGAAAGTCGGGCTACATCACTATTGGATACCGGGGATCGTACACTATAGGAAGAGATATCCAAACCGACGCCAAGTTCAGGAGAGTGGCGCGCATCACGGTGTGCGGGAAAACTTCCCTTGCCAAAGAGGTTTTCGGGGACACTTTGAATGAGAGCAGGGACCCCGACCGGCCACCGGAGAGGTACACGTCCCGTTACTACCTGAAATTCAATTTCCTTGAGCAGGCGTTTGACAAGCTGGCCGAGGTTGGCTTTCACATGGTGGCTTGTAGCTCCACGGGCACGTGCGCCTACACCAGCAATGACCCAAACGAGGATAAAATCTGGACGAGTTATACCGAGTACGTGTTCTGTCGGGACTAA